The genomic region AAAAATgggagtcctttttttttttaagttcgcGTATAGGAGAACAAACCTCCAGATTTTGGGCTGCTTCCCGGGGTGTTACCGCAAGCTGCAGTGGGAAAGGGGCCACCTTCAGGCTACAGCTGGGTGCCTTGTTCCATTTCAGtcgacctgatgcgaagaaccaactcaatgggaaagaaccctgatgctgggaaagattgaaggcgggaggagaaggggacgacagaggatgagatggttggatggcatcaccgactcgatggacatgagtttgagcaagctctgggagatggtgaaggacagggaagcctggcctgctgcagtccatggggtcattttTCATGAAAATCTTAGACCTGTTTAAACAGAGAATTGAGGCagaatttaactttaaaaaaaaaaatcccttttagtTTTACTGAAGAAGATGAAAACTAGTGCACAGAACCTCACCTCCCTTCCCGGTACCCTCAGAACGTGAGCATCTTGCATCTCCTCAGGGCAGGAAGTGCGCAGAAACTGTAACTCCGCGCAGACCGCGCCTGAGGGGCTGCCGGGGCGCACACCTCCTCCTGCGGGGCACTCAGGAGTGCTGGCGCGGGGCGTGCGGGCGCCTGTGGTCGGGGGCGGCCCCGCGTCCTGCCCCCCAGCGGCCCAGGTTCCCCCTCCTGCTTCTCCCATGCTCGGGACTCGTCCTTCGTTTTCAAAACGGGCTGTGCCTGCGTCCAGCGGAAAGCGCTAAGTCCTCAGAAGGCAGAGACGGTGGAGGGCCTCcctcccagcacccccacccaccccgctCCGCGCCCTGGGCACCGGGCTGGGGGCCCGGGCCCCGAGGGAGTGTCTGAGGAGCACAGGCGGGCCGCCGCCGTCTCCCGCGTGTCCTCACCGCCTCGCGTGGGGGCTCACGGGGGCCCGTCAGTCTTGCCGGAGGACGGCTGCACAGCCCCTGCCTGCTCCGTCCGCAGGGCGCGGGCTGACGGAGAGGCCCTCGGACAGGTCACGGGGCTGCCTCGGTTCGCTCAGAGGCCGCGTCGCTGCTCGGCCTCCCCCTGCGCCCTCGGGCTGTGAGTCTCCCCCTCGACGAGCACCCGAGGGGCGCGGGGGCCATCGGCCTCTCGGAGGGCAGAGCTCTCCCGCAGGGCCGCACTGGACCAGGCCCGGGGACCCGGCACTGCACTGGTGAGGGTTGGATGCTGAGGGCGCGGCTCCCACGCCCCTGGCCGCCCGCCCAGCGCGGGCAGCTCAGCTCAGGCTGATGGCACCCCCGGCTCCCTGGCAAGCACAGCCTCTCCTCCTGGAAAGACATGTGTCCCGGGGGCTCCCTGGGCCCGGCTGGGGTGGGCTGGGCTGCGGGGAGAGCGTGAGCGCTCCCCAGCGCCCCCTGTTCCTTTACTGTGAGGCCTGCGGGCTCCAAGGCAGGAGTGGCCAGCCTGGGAGACGGTGACGGTAGTGATGGTTGtgacttccttttgtttttttggatgaaatgtttcCTGGGAAAGGATAACTGCACAGTTGGTGCTGAGAGaggtttttaaagaaagaagcatGTAGTTTCTCCAGCAGACAGTCTGTTCTCAGCTCTGATCCTCGCTGCCCCTCACGGTGCACAGAGGTGGCCTGGCAGGGTGGGTCCCAATGTGGCCTTCTCTGtacccccctaccccccaccccgaGCGGCGCTCCCTGGGGAGAGGCTGGCAGGGCGGACGCCGGTCTGGTTTCTCTGAGGGCCTTCCTGACACCTTCCTCCCCTCTGTGCCCGGTGGTTGGCAGGGTCAGCCCCTCAGGGGACCGGCTGGTTTCCTGGGCTCCCATTCGGGCCTATGGGGGTGCAGGAACCATCCCGACCATGGGGGGACGCTGAGTGTCTCTCGGCGGGTGGGTAGAGCTGGGGGAGTGAGGCCAGCGGGGCGCAGAGTGGCTGCTGGGAGCGAGTGCACACTGCAGGCGGCTGCTTTCTCAAGTGGCTTTAGCGGTTCCCTTTAAGGAAGAGGCCTCTTGGCAGAGGAAAAGATTGAGAGACTTGTACAATTTCCTCCCATTAATAACCCTGTGCGCGCAGGGCGGGTCCCTTCTGGAGGCGTGACCCCTGCCTGCAGCCCGGGCTGGTCTCCAGCTGGTTGCTGGACCCCAGGGGCCGGCAGAAGCGGTGGCCCAACGCCCGGGTCATCTGACCGCCACCCGGGGAAGGAACACGCCGGCCCGGGGCCGGGGCATCAGAGACGGAGCCTGGCTCTTTGCGCTGGGACACAGGCGGCGCGGTGAGCTGGCACCTTCCCTGGTGGGGAGGCCCCGGGCTGCATCTGTTCTCCTAGTTCAAAGAGCGGAGAGGTCACTGGAGCCAGTGGGgaccccccccacccacccaccccgggGCTCTGGCTGCCCACCCAGGCCTAACTGCTGGCGGGCAGGGCGGCCTGAGCCCCAGGGAGCCTCTGTTTGTCCTCTTAAGAGAACCAGGAGAAGAGCTGGGGTCTGGGATGTGGCTTTCTTTGCCCTCCAGGCCGGTTGCCCATCTGGGTACTGATGTTCTCGGGGCATGGATTCCCCGAAGGTCCTACCCCCAGCGCCGACATCCAGAGTGGCTGTGGGGGATGGACAGCATGGCGCCCGCAGGCCGCAGGGTGGCGGCGCCCAGGGACCTCCGCGCCCAGCCTGCGTCTGACCCTCTGACGCTTCTTGTCTCTGCAGGAGGACATGGCGGCTCACGTGGGCGCTTCCCGGACTCCCCAGGAAGTAATGGAGCATTACGTAAGCATGTACATCCACGGCAACCTGGGGAAGGCCTGCATCCCCGACACCATCCCCAACCGGGTGACCGACCACACCTGCCCCAGTGGGGGCCCCCTCTCTCCCAGCCTCACCACCCCCTTGCCTCCCCTAGACATCTCGGTGGCCGAACAGCAGCAGCTGGGCTACATGCCGCTGCGGGACGACTACGAGATCGAGTATGACCAGGACGCCGAGACGCTCATCAGCGGGCTCTCGGTCAACTATGACGACGACGACGTGGAGATCGAGCTGAAGCGCGCACACGTGGACATGTACGTGCGCAAGCTCCGCGAGCGGCAGCGGCGTAAGAACATCGCGCGCGACTACAACCTGGTGCCCGCCTTCCTGGGCAAGGACAAGAAGGAGAAGGAGCGGGCGGCGCGGCGCAAGGTCaccaaggaggagaaggagctgcGGCTCAAGCTGCGGCCGCTCTACCAGTTCATGTCGTGCAAGGAGTTCGACGACCTGTTTGAGAACATGCACAAGGAGAAGATGCTGCGCGCCAAGATCCGTGAGCTGCAGCGCTACCGGCGCAACGGCATCACCAAGATGGAAGAGTCGGCCGAGTACGAGGCGGCCCGGCACAAGCGCGAGAAGCGCAAGGAGAACaaggcggcggcggctgcggccgCGGCGGCGGGGGGCGCCAAGCGCGGCAAGGAGGACGGCCGGGACGGCGAGTTCGCGGCCATCGAGCACCTGCCGGGCTTCGAGCTCCTGTCGGACCGCGAGAAGGTGCTGTGCAGCTCGCTGAACCTGAGCCCCGCGCGCTACGTGACCGTAAAGACCATCATCATCAAGGACCACCTGCAGAAGCGCCAGGGCATCCCCTCCAAGAGCCGCCTGCCCAGCTACCTGGACAAAGTCCTCAAGAAGAGGATCCTGAACTTCCTCACTGAGAGCGGGTGGATATCCAGGGACGCCTCCTGAAGCCCGCCGCCCGGAGCGCCCGGAATGGACGGACGGACCGACGGACGGATGGCTGGATGGTTGCCGCGAGGGCCACACCGACagtgaagaggggaaaaaaaaaaaaagctttgtgaGCCAAACGAAAGGGGGTGGGCGGGAGGGGGAGAGGAAACGCtttccgcccccacccccaccccaccccgcattgttgctctttttttaaaacaaatcgaGTCCTTTTTTTAGGGTATCAATTCTTTTTATGGTCCTCTGAAGAAGCAATAGCAACAGTCGGATCAAAGGGAAGACAAAACCTGTGTATATTTTAACTGAATCCCTAAACGTAGTTCTTTAAGATGACGATTTGCCTTTAAGTGTTCAGTGTGGAGCATATGATGATGAGATcaggaaatttcctttttttgttgctTCCCAGTGGTACAGGACTGTTAGATGGGCAGAGAGGAGCCCTTCCCTGCCGGCTGCTGGCTCACCCCCGTGACCTGAGCTCCGCTGCGGCTGCGCTCGGCGTCGGGCATGTGGCACTTTAGGCGGAGGGCGCCGGGCCCGGCAGGAGAAGAGGCTGGGGAAGGGCGGGACGGGCATCTGTAGGGAATCGCCAGGAGGAATCTGGTGTTGAACGGGTTGGCCAAACAGCTTCCCCACGACGGCTGGCGGTGGCACTTTAAGAGAGCTCACCGCGGTGTCTGGAGGGGGATGCGGGGCCCAGCACAGACTGGCAGACCGCGGGGCCTCCTCCCCTGGGGGTGCTTCTTGCTGGGCTTAGAACTTGGCCTTGCATTTTACTTGGAAGAACTCATTTTAAATGAAGTTCACCGAGAGTTGAGAGTTCTGGGTTTTGGGTCAGCTCCTTCCAGGGTTCTCACCCCAGTGGTAAGCCCCTCTTTCTCTGAGACTGGCCACGTGTCTTGTCTTGTATGGTCTCAGGCCCTGGGCTAGGCAAAAGGGACCCCTGTGGCCTGGAGGCCCAGGCACTGCTTCTCTGGGAAGAAGTGGCTTAGAGTCTTGAGCCAGACTCTGGCGTGCCTCTGCCCAGCCTGGTTCAGAGAGGCTCTCAGGGGCGCCCTTTGGTGATGGGCACGGTGCCTTCACGCGGGAACCTGAGGAGTCGTGTGTCTTCCAGCTGCCTGGGGCTCTCGTGTCCAAGGCCCTGCTGTAGAGTCAGTGGAGTGGCCAGACCCCAGTGCTTCTCCTGTAGTCCTGGGGCGCATCCTGCCTCTCACCCCCTGTAGTTACCAGACTGTTTACCTCCCAGAACGCTTGGGCTTGAAGTTAAATTAAAGTGAAGGTatttgagagaggaaaaaaaaaaaaaaaaaaaacctcatcatTTCCAAGGATGGCTTAATTATGGTGCCTTTTCCTTTCACATCCTCTGTCTGTCCCCTAGGGTGAATTTCCAGCATTAAATATACACGTCAAGtatattgggggcttccctggtgactcagatggtaaagaacccagctgcaatgcaggagacctgggttcaatccctgggtcgggaagatctggagaagggaatggcaacccattccagtactcttgccttggagaacccccacggacagaggacccttggCGGGCCACCATCcacggagtcacagagagtcagaggcAACTAAGTGCCTGACACTCAAACACGCCGTCTGTGGCTTTAGTTGTAAACCGCATCACATGCTGGCAGAGCAGAACTCCCCGCGACCTGACCACAAGCCTGGGACAGGGACCGACCTCTCTGACCATAAAGCAGCGCACGGTGGTGTCACTCCCAAGCGCCGCCTCCCGCCGTCACCCGCAGGGTAACCGCGGCTGCCAAGAGCGCAGACACAGTCTGTGCCGAGCAGAGGCGGAGACGGTGCTACGCCCTGCCAGGGGTTCTCAGCCAGGGTTCCTGGAGCAGCAGCGCATTGTCCCCGGGGGGACCGGCTGGCCCTTCAGGGACAtgggcccctcccctcccaggcctCGGACACGCGGGGCGGGGCCTCGCAGGGCACTGGGACAAGGGCTGAAGTCTGAGAACTGCGGGCTTTAGCTGCTCCAGTGTCACCGATTTTCTACATCAGATTCCTAGTTTGGTGAGGTTTTAAATTTAAGtcttatttttatacaaaatgaTTGCCAGACTTTCACTAAGCTTGAGAAGCAAAAGCTCCCTGTAAAATGTGCGTGGCCCCGGCCAAGAGCTGTCAGACGAGAAGTTCTGTGCTTAGGCAGGTTGTCAGTGTGTGTCTCTTCTCGATGGTATGAAGAATTTATTTAGGCTTGACTGTTTTTAAACACCATAATGAATGTATAATTTATGTTAAAAGTGTGAACCCTTTGTTACAAGGGAAAAGTAATTTTATGATTGGTTGCCTCTTGCCCCATCAACTCCAGCTATTACTGTCGCATTAGTCCCGCCCCTGCTGTTTGCTTGGAGCCtttaaatttctgtatttaatTCTTATGATAAATGAGTCACCATGATCCCATGGAATTAGGtcttttcaaaactgaaactctCTCGAGTCACAGAAGATAATCAGCTGTTCAGAATGATGCTCTGGACGGCCAGCATTCCGAGAATGTATTCAGACCGAAACTCTGCCTACcgccttttttccttttacacATTAAACAGGTTGAGAACCAAACAGTGTGACCGCCTGCTTTTTACTGCCTGCCCCTGGAGCCACAGCTTTCAGTCTCGTGGATGGTGCGAGCCAGTCTCagaatcaggatggggaacagctTGTGACACGTCTCAGTGTGGCTCTTGGACGTCGCGCCTGTTTTCCCTCCAAACTGTTGAGTTAAAATAGATTTCCTGTTAAGCAGAAAAGCCCTTCAGGTCAGCGCTCCTTCCCAGAAAGGAACGAAACACCCAGACCTTCCGTGGAGCCAGGCTGCGGAAGTCTGTGGTGAGTAGACAGTGACGGCTCCATCACCTACACGGAGCAACGGATCCGGGCCACAGTTAGGGAAAACGCGGGAACCCGACCCGGGTGCAGCCCACGGGCCTAACTGCGGTGTCAGCATGGACACAGGTAATGCTTTCCTGTTGGTGGTGACCGTGGATGAGTGGAACTGCAAACAGTTCACACTGAAGCCAGACCATCTCTGGGTTTAGCACCTTTTAGTGGGTGCAGCTCCAGCTGAAAAGGGGTGGGAGGGGACACACAGAAACTAGCGTGACAGTTACACACACTCAGCGTGCAGATGCATCGAGGCAAAACCGCGTGCCCACAGCCTCGGTGTAGAGCCGGGCGTGACCCCTGGCGCGGTTTCCTCAGGGAGCTCTACCGCCTTCATTATATACTGttaacatgtatttattgagcCGCCTCCAGTCGTAGCTGCAGCACGCGGGACGTTTCCTTCGGAGCACAGGTTCTCTGGTTGTGGCTTAGTTCTCtccctgtggtatgtgggatcttagttcctcaactagggatcaaacccaagtccccttcattgggaggcggattcttaaccactggaccaccagggaaatccctgggcTATGCTTTTGACCAAATAATTTAAAgcaactgaaaaggaaaatttttttgcaattttaataATGGGATTATCACCTATACCTTTCAAACTTGTGTGCCCCCCATTTTTATGCAGTAAATAGACGTAACTGTACTGATCTTCAGTCCCTGAAGTACCCCTCAGAAGCAAAGATTGTGGGAGGTTACTTTTTCTCTGGCTCCATCATTCAGTTTTTCCCTTAGCGTGAGGAAAGGAGGGTCCTAAGGAGAGTCACAGGGTCAGCACTTGCCGGTTGTGTCTCTCTGCTGGTGCCGCTCCCCAGTGTCTGTGGTCCCCTCACGGTCGTGGGCGGACCCAGGCCTGCCCCCAGCACCGGCTGCCAGCCACCAGCCAGGGGGAGCCCTGGAGGAAGCCTCTTGCCCTTCCGGAACACAAGCCAACACGTCTGGGTGTCAGGCACACAGCTGCAGGGTCTGAGCAGAGACCCGGAAGGCTTCGTCACGCTGTCCTTAACGTGAGGATCTCCGCCATCAAAGCACACAGAACAGCTATCAGAACGTAGGAAAATATCAGGGCTTTAATCCtcttaaataaaatgtaacatttaaaatataccaaGCACGCAGTCCTCAGGTTTCTCTAGGAAAGTCCATCTTACTAGGGGAATCACCTTTAGGTCACTGGTCACTAGCTGGGTATGGATTTCAACATTTCCAAAGGCGAACAAAACAGGACAACGGTAACTGATTCCGTCACCCTCAGTAACGGGCAAAGTAGAGAGGTGTGGTTGTTCTTGGCAGGCAGGCAGTTACTGATTATAAAGGAACTCAAATCACATTTGTCACCAAGGGCCTCATAAACCTCCCTCAGCAATCCCCTCCACTGCCCGAGTGAAAGCCAAGCGTCCCGGGAGCTCACAGGCCACCGTGAGACGCACGGGACGCAGAGCAGCTGGCACGGCCAGCCAGCAGACGGGGTTCCTGAAGGCCTTTTATTTACTTCACACTCTGACGCCGCCAGAGTCTGGGCAGACACAGTGTTTCTCGAGATACCCCAGAGTCCAGCAGTGTCCCGTCAGCCTGTTCCGTAAGCACGTGGAACATGTGTTTAAAAATCAACGGACAGACTCCCGTATTCCAGTTAACGCAGCTGTGCAATCGGCTGGCTTTTCTGCGGGGCCGACGGATACCAAAGCCTTGCAGCAAGGTTTAGGAAAAGGTCAAGAGTATTCATAGGTGAGAAAAGACGAACCCGCCCTGGGAGAGTCAGCGAGCGATTACGACAAAGCGCTGACACCCACGGGCTGCTAAGCCCCCTTCACCACCCCCACCAGGGCGGGCCTCAGGGTGCGCCCGTGCAGCTTGTAACCCACTTTGTTAACCAGCGCCACAGTGCCCGGCTCCTTCCCCTCGACCGGCGTGTGGAACAGCGCCTCGTGCTCGTACGGGTCGAACTTGGCACCCAGGGGGTTCAGCCGGAGCAGGCCGTGCTTCGTGAACACCTTCTGGATCTGGACCTCAGTCATCACGAGCCCCTCGTAGAGGCTCTTCAGGTGCGGGTTGTCGTCCCGAATCTCCTCCTGCGGGACACACTGCGTGGCcttctccaggatgtctgccaCCTCCAGCAAGTCCTTGCAGAAGCCCTGGATGCCTGCGTAAGGTAAGGGAGAACGTCACTGCATTCCGCATCGACTGCACAGGCAGCTCAGAACAAGCCCTCCTTATGTGACGTGCGCGTGCTCACTCGCTccgtcgtgtcccactcttgtgaccccgtagactgcagcccaccaggctcctctgtccgtgggagtctccagacaagaacacgggagtgggttgccattcccttcatccagggcatcctcctgacccagggactgaacccgcgtctcctgcaatggcaggtggactccttaccactgagccaccgcgGAGTCCTTCTGTCACCTTGTTTCAAATCACTACTTTGTGCTAGAATCTCACTGGGCTGGATTAAACAACAAACTTCCTGAGGTTTAGACAGAAGCCAATGAGGTGTAAAGACAGGGAGGTGAAAACCTGCAGAGCCAGACTGAAAACTCCCAGTCCTGCTCGAGACCAAGAGGACACAGACTCCCGAGCACATCAACCCCACGTCAGCCGCCGAGCGCGGGGCCTGGAGCCACACCCCCGGCTGTCAGACAGCCCTGGGACTGTGTGGAACCCCTCTGGGTTGAGGCTGCTTTGCTTACAGCACAGGGCCAACAGTGGCTGACACACGGCGAGCTTATGAGGACAGGAAGTTACGCACCTCACGGCGCCCAGAGCACTAAGTGCTCGATACACGTTACCATTACTTGGCACCACGAGGTCAGAGCTACCAGGACACAAGCCTTGATCTAACAGAAGAggtaacagtttaaaaaattttatataaatgcaaacGTCTATGCTTTCAAGACAACCCTTCAGATGCTGAAAGCAGGAAGCTGGGGCTGACGAGAGGCGCCCCCTGGGCCAGCCCGTCCCCCTCCCCCGCGGCGCAGCAACGAGGCTCCAGACAACCCGCTCAAGTCTTCTCAAGTTTCAAAGGCTCTACACTTTGAAAAAGGCAACGCTTGTTTACAGCTTCCCTTGTTTTACACAGTATTTTCACCCAGTTGctgtaaatgaaattaaaaagtctACCCATCCAATAAAAACGTGAGCATCTAGTAAGGACGAACCCCTCGTGCGAGCTGCTGGGGAAACGTCTGCCAACGTGGAGTGTTGGTCTGAGACATGCAGCGCACGATCGCCACAGTGAGACACACAGTTACCAGTTATACTTCCAGGACGGAGCCCTCCTGAGTGCTGAGGACGATTAACCTCAGGGACATAGCTTACTTAGCCTGGGATGTGGACTCAGAGTCAGGACTGAGCCAAGCATTCCAGGAGCCCAGGGTGCCCGTCCACCAAGACGACACAAACCCAGAGAAGCTGACAGCTCCGGGTGGGGTGGTGGACTGAGTGGAGGGGAGCTGAGGCCACTCTGCCAAGGGTGTGGAGCAGAAGCGCGGGAGCTGAAGCTGGCCTGGACAGCGGAGGACGTGGCGGAAGGGCAGCGGGCGGAGTCCAGCCGTCCCCGcccccagggagggagggggagtggGCGGAGTCCAGCCGTCCTGGACcccagggtgggaggggagtgggcGTGGGGGGAGAGCATAGTTTCAGATGCCTGACCTGAACACCTGCGTGCGCGAAGGTATCATTTACTCAAACGAGGAAGGGAAGCAAAGGGGAGAATTCAGTTTAAAATACCTCGGAGACATCCAGGTAAAGACAGCCAGGACTAGAATGCGGAAGAAACGTCTGAACTGGCAGCTCACCTGTGTGTGGACACCACTCAGCCCTGTTGGAGGGCGAGTCAGtgggggtggtgaggggaggCCTGAAGAACACGGACATTTGGAGGGCAGCAGGCATgcagccagtgcaggggatgaccgaagaggaagaaaaacaggagCGGAGATGACGGCATCTGAGAGCGAAACGCGTCTGCAGAAGCAGTGAGGCTCCATGGTCAGAGGGCCCGTGGAGGGAAGGTGGGCCCGCCCCAGCAGCCTCCTGCTGAACACGGCCTCTCGGAGCCCTGGGAGCCCGCCAGCGCAGGCCGCTCACCCCCACGCAGACGCGGCTCTGCAATCCACACTACTGTCGCCCAACCTGTAAGCTCAGCAGCATCTGTGGGGCATCCGAGGGGACTGGTGCTCCCGTGGCTGGGACGGTCCCGGCCTACTAAGGCCTGAATCTGTGGGCTTGGTGGGCGTGCCCACAAAAGCAAGGCTGGGTctgggctccaggaggcctgCGTTGTTAGCTCTGGGAACACGGCGGCAGGGCACGCCAGGGCTGCCTGCCTGCACTCCCTCGGAGGTGGGGCCTGGCGCAGTGTGACGACAGTGCACCCTGTGAGCCAGGCAATGGGAGGGCTTCCCCGGCGGCTCGgaggtgaagaacccgcctgccaacgcaggagatgcaggttccatccctgggttgagaagatcccctggaggagggcgtggcaccccattctagtattcctgcctggagaatcccatggacagaggggcctggtgggctgcagtcagtccacagggccacacaGTCAGACGCGATGAAGCTCACACAACAGCGGCCACCACGCAGCACGCTCCCTGGGGCACAGCTGCAGTGGGGCGATGCTCAGCTCAGTGGCTCCCCTCCCAGAGGGGGCGCTCACTCCCGCCTACCTCACTGTGCAGCTCAGAAACAGATCTGGGGGATGTCCACTCTGACCAGGAGGGAGCAGATCCTTCCCCTGGCAGGGCTGTGACAACCACAGAGGGGAGGCCCCGCTCAACCAGTCACACCCCCCATCCATGGGACAGTGGCCAGGACACCCAGGAGCACCTGTACTATAAAAGCAGGCCTTGCACCAAAAATGTTAGACCCACGCGGGCTACTACACAGGGAGGCTCccacacaaggaaaaaaaagccCTCCAAGACCACGGTAAGTAACTGTTTCTCCTAACAACATAAGAAATCTGAAAGGCAGAATAATGAaaatcacccaatcagaacagcagacaagaaagccaaatgaaaaaaCATGAAAGCAACGTAAGAGACCTATGGGATAATTCGCCAATGTACACGACAGGGATTCTAGCAGAAAAGAAAGGGGGGTTGCAGATGCATTTGCGTGCCTCACGGCTGGGcccttccctggcggtccagtgagcTTAAACGGCCTCACAATGCGGCAGGCGCGGGctcaatctctgatcagggagcTGAAACCCCACGTCTTCAAGtcagaaaacaaagcagaaacaatgctgtAACAAGTTtagcaaagactttaaaaatggtccacatgggaaaaaaatcacttaaaatggAACAGTTAGAGAGAGGATTCTAAAGACAGCAAAAGGGGGAGCGAGCTATGGGGGATCCCGTGCGGCTGTCAGCCGGCATCCCCACAGAGACACTGCGTgccagaaggaaggggagggcaTAGTAAAGGCGTGCGAGGGAGAAGTCTGCAACCTGGAAACCCTACCAGTAAGGTCATCATTTACAAGGAGACAAAGAACTTCTTAGACCAGCAGAAACTTTTTGTACTTTTAACACAGCAATACTAAACCTATcctaaaagaaacattaaaaaaagtctTCCCTAAGTAGAAAAGAAGAAGCTATAGGCAAGAGAAAACCCAACTGTAAAGTAAATCACTTAAAGCCagtacaaagattaaaaaaaaaaaaaaaaaagtctgtgaaaTCAatgatgctgcaatgaacacctGAAGGGTCAACACGAAACATGTAAAAGACAACATCAAAATCATAAAGTGTGGGGAAGGAGTAAGAAAACgttgacttttttccccctagaataTGTTTGAGCCTATATGACCACCAGTCTAAAGCAAGCAGATCTAGAAAGAGATTAACatactataaaaaagctgagcgccgaagaattgatgcttttgaactgtggtgttggagaagactctcgagagtcccttggactgcaaggagatcaaaccagtccatcctaaaggagagcagtcctgggtgttcattggaaggaccgatgttgaagctgaaactccaatactttggccacctgatgtgaagagctgactcatttgaaaagatcctgatgctgggaaagattgagggcaggagtagaaggggacgacagaggatgagatggctggatggcatcagcgactcgatggtcatgggtttgggtggactccgggagttggtgatggacagggaggcctggtgtgctgcggttc from Bos indicus x Bos taurus breed Angus x Brahman F1 hybrid chromosome 6, Bos_hybrid_MaternalHap_v2.0, whole genome shotgun sequence harbors:
- the TADA2B gene encoding transcriptional adapter 2-beta, translated to MAELGKKYCVYCLAEVSPLRFRCTECQDIELCPECFSAGAEIGHHRRYHGYQLVDGGRFTLWGPEAEGGWTSREEQLLLDAIEQFGFGNWEDMAAHVGASRTPQEVMEHYVSMYIHGNLGKACIPDTIPNRVTDHTCPSGGPLSPSLTTPLPPLDISVAEQQQLGYMPLRDDYEIEYDQDAETLISGLSVNYDDDDVEIELKRAHVDMYVRKLRERQRRKNIARDYNLVPAFLGKDKKEKERAARRKVTKEEKELRLKLRPLYQFMSCKEFDDLFENMHKEKMLRAKIRELQRYRRNGITKMEESAEYEAARHKREKRKENKAAAAAAAAAGGAKRGKEDGRDGEFAAIEHLPGFELLSDREKVLCSSLNLSPARYVTVKTIIIKDHLQKRQGIPSKSRLPSYLDKVLKKRILNFLTESGWISRDAS
- the GRPEL1 gene encoding grpE protein homolog 1, mitochondrial; this encodes MAARCVRLARGSLPAFALSLRSSPRLLCTAAKQKNNGQNLEEDAGQNEQKTDLPSTEKTLMEEKVKLEEQLKETMEKYKRALADTENLRQRSQKLVEEAKLYGIQGFCKDLLEVADILEKATQCVPQEEIRDDNPHLKSLYEGLVMTEVQIQKVFTKHGLLRLNPLGAKFDPYEHEALFHTPVEGKEPGTVALVNKVGYKLHGRTLRPALVGVVKGA